A genome region from Glutamicibacter arilaitensis Re117 includes the following:
- a CDS encoding methyltransferase domain-containing protein, producing MKWDPSKYTEFSDYRGRPYTDLLGQLGQIDASKIIDLGCGPGNMTRLLAQRWPDAQVEGLDSSAEMIAKAQSSVQEPNLNFALADATTWHPDADTDLLFSNAMLQWVPGHRQLLAGWLKELKVGANLAIQIPGNFGSPSHAVMRQVADSPKWADQLSGVLRHVDVVGEPDEYQRIFLEAGVQANVWESTYQQLLVGEDPILNWVRGTALLPIRAALSAPDYAQFENDYRVAVAEHYPSFTAQDGTVLTNFPFRRIFMIGHKLG from the coding sequence ATGAAATGGGATCCGAGTAAATACACTGAATTCTCCGATTACCGCGGCAGGCCCTACACGGATTTGCTGGGGCAGCTAGGGCAGATCGATGCGTCGAAGATCATTGATCTGGGCTGCGGGCCGGGAAACATGACCCGCTTGCTGGCACAACGCTGGCCTGATGCGCAGGTGGAAGGCCTGGATTCCTCGGCCGAGATGATTGCCAAGGCGCAATCCAGCGTTCAGGAGCCGAATCTGAACTTTGCGCTCGCCGATGCGACCACGTGGCATCCGGATGCCGACACCGACTTGCTCTTCTCCAATGCGATGCTGCAGTGGGTGCCCGGGCACCGGCAGTTGCTCGCCGGTTGGCTCAAGGAACTGAAGGTCGGTGCGAATCTGGCGATCCAGATCCCGGGGAACTTCGGTTCGCCCTCGCACGCGGTGATGCGCCAAGTAGCGGACAGTCCCAAGTGGGCCGATCAGCTGTCTGGAGTGCTGCGCCATGTCGATGTGGTGGGGGAGCCCGATGAATACCAGCGGATCTTCCTGGAGGCCGGGGTGCAGGCCAACGTGTGGGAGTCGACCTACCAGCAGCTGCTCGTGGGTGAAGACCCGATCCTGAACTGGGTGCGCGGCACCGCCTTGCTGCCGATCCGCGCTGCACTCAGCGCCCCGGACTATGCGCAGTTCGAGAACGACTACCGTGTGGCGGTGGCAGAACACTACCCATCCTTCACCGCACAGGATGGCACCGTACTGACGAACTTCCCCTTCCGCCGGATCTTCATGATCGGCCACAAGCTCGGCTGA